The genomic window CGGTGCTGCACACGGCCAGGCTGCACCCGGACACGGTGCGTGAAGCGGACATGCCGGAATTCCTGCAGGCCACGGCGTCCTATGACGAGCGCCGCTGGGCCGACATGACACCGCACATCCTGCGGGTCATTGAGTATCTGAAGCTCGATGCGCTCATTCCCATTGGGGGCGATGGCACGTTGAGCTATGCCGCACGGCTGGGCGAAGAAGGCGTGCCCGTGCTCGCCATCCCCAAGACCATGGACAATGATGTTCAGGGGACGGATGTCTGCATCGGGTTTCCCACGGCCATCACCCGGTCCATCCATACGGTGCATGACATTCGCAGCACGGCCTCTGCAGAAGAAAGCATCGGCGTCATTGAATTGATGGGGCGGCACTCGGGTGAAACCGCGCTGATGGCGGGGCATCTTGGCTCCGCAGACCGGACCGCCATTGCCGAAGTGCCCGTGGACGTGGCGGCCCTATCTGAACTGCTGTGGAATGATCTGTCGGCGGGCGGTGAGGCGGGCGCTGTCATGGTGATCTCGGAAGGTGCGCAGCTTGTGGGCATTGATGCGGACACAGCCTCGACGCCAGCGCGCACGGACAAGTTTGGCAACACGCGTCTGGGCGGCGTCGGCGAAATTCTGGCGCGCGACCTGACCCAGCGACTGGGCGTGCCTGCGTTCTCTCTTCAACTGGCCTATCTCATGCGCGCGGGCGCGCCAGTCTCCCAGGACAGCATGATCGCGCGGGCGTTCGGCACCCTGGCGGTGGAGCTGATTGCCGCCGGTCAGACCGGGCGCATGACGGCGTTGCAGGAGGGGACATACACCTCTGTGCCCATTTCACGCACTGGCGAGGGCGCGGCACAGGTCGATGTGGATCGTTACTATGACGCCAAGACCTTCAAACCCCGCATCACGCGACCGGGCATTGCCCAGTCGTTGAGCTTTTAGGTCGGGGGGCAGACACATGCGTATTGGCGTTCTCACAGGCGGCGGCGATGTTCCCGGTCTCAACCCGGCGATCCAGACGATTACCCGTCAGGCGACGGATCTTGGCTGGGA from Candidatus Phaeomarinobacter ectocarpi includes these protein-coding regions:
- a CDS encoding 6-phosphofructokinase encodes the protein MRIGILTGGGDVPGLNPAIQQVTREACARGWEVVGIRNGWAGLLGVNPDDESSQAARLMTLDPQTTRGIDRFGGTVLHTARLHPDTVREADMPEFLQATASYDERRWADMTPHILRVIEYLKLDALIPIGGDGTLSYAARLGEEGVPVLAIPKTMDNDVQGTDVCIGFPTAITRSIHTVHDIRSTASAEESIGVIELMGRHSGETALMAGHLGSADRTAIAEVPVDVAALSELLWNDLSAGGEAGAVMVISEGAQLVGIDADTASTPARTDKFGNTRLGGVGEILARDLTQRLGVPAFSLQLAYLMRAGAPVSQDSMIARAFGTLAVELIAAGQTGRMTALQEGTYTSVPISRTGEGAAQVDVDRYYDAKTFKPRITRPGIAQSLSF